In Oscillospiraceae bacterium, the DNA window GATGTAGTCCGTCCGCAGCCGCGCGCACTGCGCGTCAAAAAAACGGTCGAAGTCGGACGGCGACCGGGTGAGGAATGTGGGCAGCTTGGTGGCCAGCTTCACACGCGCCCGTGCGCCGCCCGAGAGGATCTCCCCCAGCGCCGCCTCACTGCCCTGATAAATATAGGCCGTATCGAAATAGTTGACCCCGCCCTCAATAGCGGCGTGCACCATCTCCGCGGTACGCGGCAGGTCAATCGACCGCCCTTTGTGCGGCAACCGCAGACAGCCAAAACCGAGTTGGGAGATCTGGTCCCCATTTTTTGGGTTTTCCCGGTATCTCATACTTCCTCCGCCTCCGCCCCGGCCGATCGGTCCGGCGCCGCCGGACTGCCGACCGCCGACAGGAACATGGAGACCACCATCAGCGCGGCGCCGGCCAAAAACGGAACCGTGAGCCGATCATAGCCGGTAAGGACGGAAAACAGCACCGCGAAGATCGACTCCGTACACAGCACGACCGCCACGGCGGCGGCGGGCAGCCGCGCCTGCACAAAGGTCTGTACAAAGGCGGAGAGCCCCGTCGGAAACACAGCCAAAAACAGGAGACCCGGCCACGCCTCGGCCCAGGGGACATCCGCCGCGAAGGGCCGCTCCCACACGAGGGAGACAAGCAGAGACAGCGCCGACGCCGTGAGCAGCTGGACGGCGGTAAAATTGACCGGGTGGACCGAGGGAGCGTACTTTCCCAGCAGTACAATCTGCACTGCAAAAGCCGCCGCGCAGACCACGCTCAGCAGGTCGCCTGCGTTTAGTGAAAAACGCTCAAAAAGCACGTTGGAGATCAGCAAAACGCCCGCAAAGCTCAGCGCCGCCGCAAACAGCGGCCGGGCGGTCCAGACACGCCGGACCGCCATCAGCAGCAGAGGCACAAAGATCACATAGAGTCCGGTGAAGAGCCCGTTCTTCGCCGGAGTGGTGATACCCGTTCCGATTGTTTGAAATACGTACGCCGCGAATGTGACGACCCCAAGCAGCGCGCCGTATTGAAGTTCGGCGCGCTGAAACCGGGCCTGCCCACCGAGCAGCCGGCACGGCCGCAGACCCAACAGGAGCGCGCCGCCGAGCAAAAAGCGCAGGCCCAGCAGGAGAAACAGCGGGAACCCCCCTGTGAGCAGCTCCTTGACGGTGATAAAGCTGTACCCGAAGACAACACAGACGAGCAGCAGCAGTGTGAGGTTGACGGCGCGCGCCGCGCTCTCACGCCTCATGTGAGCAGCGTGCCCAGAACCTTCGCCATCTCCTGCCGGGTGATGGACGACTTCGGGCGGAAATTGACGCCGTTGCCCACCATGATACCCTCGTAGAACACAGCAGCGATATAGGGCCGGTAGGCGGCGGCGGCGTATGTGAGATCCCCGACAGTGAAGGCTCCGGCCGCCTGGGCGTCCTGCGCCGCCTTTGTGTCGAGTCCATAGAGACGCGCGACGGCGGCGGCCACCTCCTCGCGGGTGGCGGCGTGTTGTGGCCGAAAGGCGCCGCCTGGCGCATCCAGCAGGCCCGTCTCCGCTGCGTAGAGGGCGGCATCCCGGTACCAGGCCCCCTCCGGCACGTCGCCGAGCGCAACGAAACTTCGCGTCAACGTCTCATCCAAGCGGGAGAGAATCATGGCCAGCTCCGCCCGCGTCACCGGAGCCAGCGGCCGAAAACGCCCCCCGGATCCGATCAAAAGGCCCGCCTCGTGGGCACTTAACACCGGGCTCCGCGCCCAGTCGGCGATCTGGCCCGCGTCGCTGTAGAGAGCGGCCAACGCCGCCCCGGTGTCCGGCGCCGCCGGATCTGTCTCCGGCACAGCCGGATCCTGTATGGAATCTTTGGCCGGCTCCTCGGCTAGGTCCCCGACGGCCGCGGTTACGACGGCTGGGCCAAGCTCCGCTGTCATCCGCGCCACAGGAGCGGGCGCGCACAAAAACACCACCGCGCCCAGCAGCGCGGCCCATCGGTACATCAATTTCAAACAGAATCCTCCTCTGACAATATGCTACCATCATATACGGCCAGATAGAAAAAGTCAATTCCCACGGCGTGTATCGCGGCCATGCCGCTTTGGTGTGGACCGTCAGGCAAACAGAAGAAAAGCCCGCTCTCCTATAGGAGAGCGGGCACCGACTGTCTTGATGGAGTCTCAGCGGGGTTCGGGCGGATCAGAGGATCCACTCGTCCACCGTGGCGACGAGTTTTCCGATCTCCGGCTTGGAGAGCTGCGCGTTTGCGCCCAGTTCCTCTCCCTTGAGCCGCATGGCTTCATCGATGAGGGACGAGAAGATGATGACCGGGATTTGGCTGAGCTCGCCATCCTCTTTGATGAGCTTCGTGAGCCTGTGACCGTCCATTTTTGGCATCTCGATGTCGGTGATTACACAGCTCACCTTCGAGCGGATGGCCCCGTCCTGGGTCTTCAACGCCTGCAGCGCGTCCCAGGCCTCCTGACCGTTGGCGAAGGCCATAACGTTCGAATAGCCCGCCGCGTCCAATGCCTCCAGCATCATCTTCTGCAGCAGCGTAGAGTCCTCGGCCATGATGATCGGCTGCTCGCTGCGCTCCCGCGGACCCAGGCGCTGGATCTCCGCCATCTGGATGCCGGACTGGGGGCTAATGTCAAACACAATCTTTTCAAAGTCGATGATGGTGATCAGTCGGTCATGGAACTTGGCGATGCCGGTGGCAAGCCCCTCCTGACCGCCATAGATCGTGCTGTCCGGCTTCTCGATCTCGTTCCACGAGATGCGGTGGATCCCCTCGACCGTGTGGACGTGGAAGGCCACGTTCATCTTGTTGAAGTTCGTGATGATGAACATGTCTCGCTCGAAGTCGTCGCGGTGCGACAGCCTCATGTAGGAGGCAAGGTCGATCACCGTGATGATCATATTGCGCGGTTTGAAGACGCCCTCCACGTCCGGGTGCGAATTCGGCATAGGTTTGACGGGCGCGTACTTCATGATCTCCGTAACCTTAGCCACATTGATGCCAAAGATGTTGCCAGCAATGGTGAATTCCATAATTTCCAGCTCATTGGTCCCGCTCTCAAGCAGGATCTCTGTACTGGTGGGAGCTGTCTGTG includes these proteins:
- a CDS encoding S-layer homology domain-containing protein, with product MYRWAALLGAVVFLCAPAPVARMTAELGPAVVTAAVGDLAEEPAKDSIQDPAVPETDPAAPDTGAALAALYSDAGQIADWARSPVLSAHEAGLLIGSGGRFRPLAPVTRAELAMILSRLDETLTRSFVALGDVPEGAWYRDAALYAAETGLLDAPGGAFRPQHAATREEVAAAVARLYGLDTKAAQDAQAAGAFTVGDLTYAAAAYRPYIAAVFYEGIMVGNGVNFRPKSSITRQEMAKVLGTLLT
- a CDS encoding chemotaxis protein, with amino-acid sequence MEFTIAGNIFGINVAKVTEIMKYAPVKPMPNSHPDVEGVFKPRNMIITVIDLASYMRLSHRDDFERDMFIITNFNKMNVAFHVHTVEGIHRISWNEIEKPDSTIYGGQEGLATGIAKFHDRLITIIDFEKIVFDISPQSGIQMAEIQRLGPRERSEQPIIMAEDSTLLQKMMLEALDAAGYSNVMAFANGQEAWDALQALKTQDGAIRSKVSCVITDIEMPKMDGHRLTKLIKEDGELSQIPVIIFSSLIDEAMRLKGEELGANAQLSKPEIGKLVATVDEWIL
- a CDS encoding DMT family transporter, which codes for MRRESAARAVNLTLLLLVCVVFGYSFITVKELLTGGFPLFLLLGLRFLLGGALLLGLRPCRLLGGQARFQRAELQYGALLGVVTFAAYVFQTIGTGITTPAKNGLFTGLYVIFVPLLLMAVRRVWTARPLFAAALSFAGVLLISNVLFERFSLNAGDLLSVVCAAAFAVQIVLLGKYAPSVHPVNFTAVQLLTASALSLLVSLVWERPFAADVPWAEAWPGLLFLAVFPTGLSAFVQTFVQARLPAAAVAVVLCTESIFAVLFSVLTGYDRLTVPFLAGAALMVVSMFLSAVGSPAAPDRSAGAEAEEV